One segment of Neisseria mucosa DNA contains the following:
- the secA gene encoding preprotein translocase subunit SecA translates to MLTNIAKKIFGSRNDRLLKQYRKSVAKINALEKQMQALSDAELQAKTAEFKQRLADGQSLDDILVEAFAVCREASRRVLGMRHFDVQLIGGMVLHHGKIAEMRTGEGKTLVATLAVYLNALSGKGVHVVTVNDYLASRDAGIMEPLYNFLGLSVGVIVADLQPFERQTAYGADITYGTNNEFGFDYLRDNMVTDQYDKVQRELNFAVVDEVDSILIDEARTPLIISGQADDNIQLYRVMDAVPAHLIRQETEEGEGDYWVDEKAHQVILSEAGHEHAEQILTQMGLLQENDSLYSAANISLMHHLMAALRAHTLFHKDQHYVIQDGEIVIVDEFTGRLMAGRRWSEGLHQAVEAKEGVEIKRENQTLASITFQNYFRLYSKLSGMTGTADTEAFEFQSIYNLETVIIPTNRPVQRKDFNDQIFRSAEEKFEAVVKDIAECHKNGQPVLVGTTSIENSELVSRLLHEAGLPHNVLNAKEHEREALIVAQAGKVGAITVATNMAGRGTDIVLGGNLKHQIEAIHADETLSEQQKQAQISALESGWQTEHDQVVAAGGLHIIGTERHESRRIDNQLRGRAGRQGDPGSSRFYLSFEDPLLRLFALDRAAAILNRLAPERGVAIEHGLLTRQIEGAQRKVEGRNFDMRKQVLEYDDVANDQRKVIYHQRNEILTTKDVSDLTREIRADVISDLVDYHIPPDSMEEQWDIPALEHQLAADFRLHVDIKGWLKEDSTLDNQDIKERLIKRIEDEYAEKVELVGKQAMSDFERNVMLQVIDNQWREHLAAMDYLRQGIHLRSYAQKNPKQEYKREAFIMFENLWRSIKQNIAALLTAVQIERNSEYDHTAAQSVSDVQTVHSDAPDMEELLGQSQTDLVTEAFDPDGTDFSPEALAQNGLIVHRNDPCPCGSGLKYKQCHGKLN, encoded by the coding sequence ATGCTGACAAACATTGCTAAGAAAATCTTCGGCAGCCGCAACGACCGCCTGCTGAAACAATATCGTAAATCCGTTGCCAAAATCAACGCGCTTGAGAAACAAATGCAGGCCTTGAGCGATGCAGAACTGCAAGCTAAAACAGCCGAATTCAAACAACGTCTCGCCGACGGACAAAGCCTGGACGACATCTTGGTCGAAGCCTTTGCCGTCTGCCGCGAGGCATCCCGCCGCGTATTGGGCATGCGCCACTTCGATGTACAGCTGATCGGCGGTATGGTCCTGCACCATGGCAAAATCGCCGAAATGCGTACCGGTGAAGGTAAAACATTGGTGGCTACCCTTGCCGTTTACCTGAATGCATTGTCAGGAAAAGGTGTACACGTCGTTACCGTCAATGACTACCTCGCCTCCCGTGACGCAGGCATTATGGAGCCGTTGTACAATTTCTTAGGCTTGAGCGTCGGCGTGATCGTAGCCGATTTGCAACCTTTCGAACGCCAAACCGCTTACGGTGCCGACATTACTTACGGCACCAACAACGAATTCGGCTTCGACTACCTGCGCGACAATATGGTGACTGACCAATACGACAAAGTTCAGCGCGAATTGAACTTTGCCGTTGTCGACGAAGTGGACTCCATTTTGATCGACGAAGCGCGTACGCCGCTGATTATTTCCGGCCAGGCAGATGACAACATCCAGCTCTACCGCGTGATGGATGCTGTTCCGGCCCACCTTATCCGCCAAGAAACCGAAGAAGGCGAAGGCGATTACTGGGTAGATGAAAAAGCACACCAAGTTATTCTGAGCGAAGCCGGTCACGAACACGCCGAGCAAATCCTGACCCAAATGGGCTTATTGCAGGAAAACGACTCGCTCTACTCTGCCGCCAATATCTCCCTGATGCACCACCTCATGGCGGCATTGCGTGCACACACCCTGTTCCACAAAGACCAACACTACGTCATTCAAGACGGCGAAATCGTGATTGTAGACGAGTTCACAGGCCGTCTGATGGCCGGCCGCCGTTGGTCCGAAGGCTTGCACCAAGCTGTTGAAGCCAAAGAAGGCGTAGAAATCAAACGCGAAAACCAAACGCTTGCCTCCATTACCTTCCAAAACTACTTCCGCCTGTACAGCAAACTGTCCGGCATGACCGGTACGGCCGACACCGAAGCCTTCGAGTTCCAAAGCATTTACAACCTCGAAACCGTCATCATCCCGACCAACCGTCCGGTACAACGTAAAGACTTCAACGACCAAATCTTCCGCTCGGCCGAAGAAAAATTTGAAGCCGTTGTCAAAGACATCGCCGAATGTCACAAAAACGGCCAACCGGTTTTGGTCGGTACCACCAGCATCGAAAACTCCGAACTGGTTTCCCGTTTGTTACACGAAGCCGGTCTGCCACATAACGTCCTCAACGCCAAAGAACACGAGCGCGAGGCATTGATTGTGGCCCAAGCCGGTAAAGTCGGCGCAATTACCGTTGCCACCAACATGGCCGGCCGCGGTACCGATATTGTCTTGGGCGGCAACCTCAAACATCAAATCGAAGCCATCCACGCCGATGAAACCCTGAGCGAACAGCAAAAACAAGCGCAAATTTCCGCCCTTGAAAGCGGTTGGCAAACCGAACACGACCAAGTTGTGGCCGCAGGCGGTTTGCACATTATCGGTACGGAACGCCACGAAAGCCGCCGTATCGACAACCAATTACGCGGTCGTGCAGGCCGTCAGGGCGACCCCGGCTCCAGCCGTTTCTATCTGTCGTTTGAAGACCCATTGCTGCGCCTCTTCGCACTCGACCGTGCCGCCGCCATCCTCAACCGCCTGGCACCCGAGCGCGGCGTTGCCATCGAACACGGCCTGCTGACCCGTCAAATCGAAGGCGCGCAACGTAAAGTCGAAGGCCGCAACTTCGATATGCGTAAACAGGTTTTGGAATACGATGACGTTGCCAACGACCAACGTAAAGTGATTTACCATCAACGCAACGAAATCCTGACAACTAAAGACGTCAGCGATTTGACCCGCGAAATCCGCGCCGACGTTATCAGCGACTTGGTTGATTACCACATTCCGCCTGACAGCATGGAAGAGCAATGGGACATTCCGGCACTTGAGCACCAACTTGCCGCCGATTTCCGCCTGCATGTCGATATTAAAGGCTGGTTGAAAGAAGACAGCACTTTGGACAACCAAGACATTAAAGAGCGTCTCATCAAACGCATCGAAGACGAATATGCCGAGAAAGTCGAATTGGTCGGCAAACAAGCCATGTCGGATTTCGAACGCAACGTTATGCTGCAAGTTATCGACAACCAATGGCGCGAACACCTCGCCGCCATGGACTACCTGCGCCAAGGCATCCATCTACGCAGCTATGCTCAGAAAAATCCGAAACAAGAATACAAACGTGAAGCTTTCATCATGTTTGAAAACCTGTGGCGCAGCATCAAACAAAACATTGCCGCTTTGCTGACTGCCGTTCAAATCGAGCGCAACAGCGAATACGACCACACTGCCGCACAAAGCGTCAGTGATGTTCAAACCGTCCACTCCGACGCGCCCGATATGGAAGAATTGCTCGGCCAATCGCAAACCGATTTGGTGACCGAAGCATTCGATCCTGACGGTACCGACTTCAGCCCTGAAGCACTTGCTCAAAACGGCCTGATTGTTCACCGCAACGATCCTTGCCCTTGCGGCAGCGGCCTGAAATACAAACAGTGCCACGGTAAATTGAACTAA
- a CDS encoding roadblock/LC7 domain-containing protein, with the protein MQQLLISVLSDLNNTSADITASAVISTDGLPIATMLPSHLNADRVGAMSATLLALGNRSVHELACGELDQVMVKGKNGYILLSQAGENAVLALMAKESGKLGLILLDAKRAAKQIAEIL; encoded by the coding sequence ATGCAACAACTATTAATCTCTGTATTAAGCGATTTGAACAATACCTCTGCGGATATCACTGCTTCTGCAGTTATTTCTACAGACGGCCTGCCAATCGCAACCATGCTGCCTTCGCATTTGAATGCAGACCGTGTGGGTGCGATGTCGGCAACGCTTTTGGCGTTGGGTAATCGTTCCGTACACGAGTTGGCTTGCGGTGAGTTGGATCAGGTAATGGTTAAAGGTAAAAATGGCTATATTCTGCTGAGTCAGGCAGGTGAAAATGCAGTGTTGGCATTGATGGCAAAAGAAAGCGGTAAATTGGGTTTGATTTTGTTGGATGCGAAACGTGCGGCCAAACAAATTGCTGAAATCTTATAA
- a CDS encoding response regulator transcription factor has protein sequence MNNHLPKIKTIRVMLQEMGEQQQAVFRMAFKMHNTTNYVIVSPDSDEKPDLVLVDTDTPAGVEAWKESKKTYPEVPVAMFSSELPTVTTPYLAKPVKFDTLFPVLRSLAQGGNVFEPSEQQAAEENKGQSNSDGARKATIRRFNPNKGLLGALKFASQGHQDIAVLHEGKPILIVFPSIQRVLLTVSANELEKLCKNDNLAVVCKAVPDNPQWKEKAKVTIMSCLWQMAIWTASGRLIYPMTPQTVFTLKRWPNLTRLAHVPESMRLSAFLTKTSVNLNVLYKVMPLEMPDILNYLSATYITGFLATDTEFATDANNTPSLNEQIDVNSKDVPETAMSKEAQKVAGPSKEQPRGLLQRLMRKLLGKS, from the coding sequence ATGAATAATCATTTACCAAAAATTAAAACCATACGGGTTATGTTACAGGAGATGGGTGAGCAACAGCAGGCGGTATTCCGTATGGCATTTAAAATGCACAATACGACGAATTACGTCATCGTTTCTCCTGATTCTGATGAAAAACCGGATTTGGTATTGGTTGATACCGATACGCCGGCAGGTGTAGAAGCTTGGAAAGAGTCGAAGAAAACTTATCCGGAAGTACCTGTGGCGATGTTTTCTTCCGAGTTGCCAACCGTAACGACTCCTTATTTGGCCAAGCCGGTTAAATTCGATACCTTGTTTCCTGTTTTGCGCAGCCTGGCTCAGGGCGGGAATGTTTTTGAGCCGTCTGAACAACAAGCGGCTGAAGAGAATAAAGGACAATCAAATTCTGATGGCGCAAGAAAAGCCACCATTCGCCGATTTAATCCAAATAAAGGCTTGTTGGGTGCGTTGAAATTTGCCAGTCAAGGACACCAAGATATTGCCGTCTTGCATGAAGGCAAGCCGATATTGATCGTGTTTCCTAGTATCCAGCGAGTACTGTTGACAGTCAGCGCCAATGAGTTGGAGAAATTGTGTAAGAACGATAACTTGGCTGTCGTGTGTAAGGCCGTTCCTGATAATCCTCAATGGAAAGAAAAAGCCAAAGTTACCATTATGTCATGCTTGTGGCAAATGGCTATTTGGACTGCATCAGGCCGTCTGATTTATCCGATGACGCCGCAAACTGTCTTTACACTCAAGCGTTGGCCAAACTTAACCCGTTTGGCGCATGTTCCGGAATCTATGCGTTTGTCGGCATTTCTGACGAAAACATCCGTTAATCTGAATGTTCTCTATAAAGTCATGCCATTAGAGATGCCTGATATTTTGAATTATTTATCGGCAACATATATAACAGGCTTTTTGGCGACAGATACAGAGTTTGCAACAGATGCGAACAATACGCCTTCCTTGAATGAACAGATTGATGTGAATAGCAAAGACGTACCTGAAACAGCAATGAGCAAAGAGGCTCAAAAAGTTGCCGGTCCGTCTAAAGAACAACCTCGCGGCCTGTTGCAACGCCTGATGCGTAAGTTGCTGGGTAAATCGTAA
- a CDS encoding TerC family protein, protein MDFSWLAEPHTWIGFATLLVLEVVLGIDNLVFVAILANKVKPSQRDRARITGLGLAVVIRIFMLGFMAHIMTLTRPLFELGGLEISGKDMIMFAGGIFLLYKATTELHERLEGHNQFAVAEGQKKHSSFWGVVAQILILDAVFSIDSVITAVAMVDHIVVAMGAVVVAMTVMISASKLLTAFVDKHPTVVMLCLGFLLMIGFSLIAEAFHFHIPKGYLYAAIGFSILIELFNQVSQKNARKNDYISTSWRKRTAENVLGMMGIRESILAKAGDNGGDDEHFEENEKSMIRSVLTLAERPIMGVMIPRREIEKLDISQSREEQNAQLKNTPYSRLLVVGKAGVDEPLGYISKKDLLNQLLESGEINIQTALRQPLILPDSTTALNAIELFRQSSADYALVVDEFGAVLGMVTMKDLLETIAGEFPEEFEREEEEAAPASQDETLSVDGALEYVELASQLSLPAQEEDADFHTVAGLIMEELQSIPDVGDFINYHGWRFEVVEKDGQRIARVKINRLPEEE, encoded by the coding sequence ATGGATTTCAGTTGGTTGGCCGAGCCGCATACTTGGATAGGCTTTGCCACGCTTCTGGTTTTGGAAGTTGTTTTAGGTATTGATAACCTTGTTTTCGTAGCGATTTTGGCAAACAAGGTCAAACCGTCGCAACGGGATAGGGCGCGGATAACGGGCTTGGGTTTGGCTGTCGTTATTCGGATTTTCATGTTGGGCTTCATGGCGCACATCATGACGCTGACACGGCCTTTGTTTGAGTTAGGCGGCTTGGAGATTTCCGGCAAAGACATGATTATGTTTGCCGGCGGTATTTTCCTGCTTTATAAAGCGACTACCGAGCTGCACGAGCGCCTTGAAGGCCACAATCAATTTGCTGTTGCTGAAGGGCAGAAGAAGCATTCTTCCTTTTGGGGCGTTGTGGCGCAAATCTTGATTTTGGATGCGGTTTTTTCTATCGATTCTGTTATTACGGCAGTGGCGATGGTGGATCATATTGTGGTGGCAATGGGTGCAGTGGTTGTGGCGATGACGGTGATGATTTCTGCCAGCAAACTGTTGACTGCCTTTGTGGACAAGCATCCGACCGTTGTGATGTTGTGTTTGGGTTTCTTGTTGATGATTGGTTTCAGCCTGATTGCGGAAGCCTTCCATTTCCATATTCCGAAAGGCTATTTGTATGCGGCGATCGGCTTCTCGATTTTGATCGAACTGTTTAATCAGGTTTCGCAAAAGAATGCCCGCAAAAATGACTACATCAGTACCTCTTGGCGTAAGCGCACCGCTGAAAATGTGTTGGGCATGATGGGTATCCGCGAAAGCATTTTGGCAAAAGCAGGCGATAATGGCGGCGATGACGAGCATTTTGAAGAAAACGAAAAATCCATGATTCGCAGCGTGCTGACTTTGGCGGAGCGTCCGATTATGGGTGTGATGATTCCGCGTCGGGAAATCGAGAAATTGGATATTTCCCAAAGTCGGGAAGAACAAAATGCGCAGTTGAAAAATACGCCGTATAGCCGTTTGTTGGTTGTCGGTAAGGCAGGTGTAGATGAGCCTTTGGGCTATATCAGTAAAAAAGATTTGCTGAACCAGCTGCTTGAATCGGGAGAAATCAATATTCAGACGGCCTTGCGCCAGCCGTTGATTTTGCCGGACAGTACGACGGCGTTGAATGCGATTGAATTGTTCCGTCAAAGCAGCGCGGATTATGCCTTGGTGGTGGATGAATTTGGCGCGGTGTTGGGTATGGTGACCATGAAAGATTTGTTGGAAACCATTGCCGGTGAATTCCCCGAGGAATTCGAGCGTGAGGAAGAAGAGGCTGCTCCAGCCAGTCAGGATGAAACGCTGTCTGTGGATGGTGCATTGGAGTATGTGGAATTGGCTTCTCAATTAAGTCTGCCTGCCCAAGAGGAAGACGCTGACTTTCATACCGTTGCCGGCTTAATTATGGAAGAGTTGCAAAGTATTCCTGATGTAGGCGATTTTATCAATTATCACGGTTGGCGTTTTGAAGTGGTCGAGAAGGACGGACAACGGATTGCCCGTGTGAAAATCAACCGTTTGCCGGAAGAAGAATAA
- the aroC gene encoding chorismate synthase has product MAGNTFGQIFTVTTFGESHGAGLGCIIDGCPPGLELSEADIQFDLDRRKPGTSRHVTQRREADQVEILSGVFEGKTTGTPIALLIRNTDQRSKDYGNIATSFRPGHADYTYWHKYGTRDYRGGGRSSARETAARVAAGAVAKKWLKEKFGTEITAYVTQVGEKEIQFEGYEYISQNPFFAANQSQIEDLENYMDSVRKALDSVGAKLHIEAVNVPVSLGEPVFDRLDAEIAYAMMGINAVKGVEIGAGFDSVTQRGSEHGDELTPQGFLSNHSGGILGGISTGQDIHVNIAIKPTSSIATPRRSIDIEGNPVELATHGRHDPCVGLRAAPIAEAMLALVLIDHALRHRAQNADVQVNTPDIAKLGK; this is encoded by the coding sequence ATGGCAGGCAATACTTTCGGACAAATCTTTACCGTTACCACTTTCGGCGAAAGCCACGGCGCAGGCTTGGGCTGCATCATCGACGGCTGCCCGCCCGGATTAGAATTGAGCGAAGCGGATATCCAGTTTGACCTTGACCGCCGCAAACCCGGCACCAGCCGCCACGTTACCCAACGCCGCGAAGCCGACCAAGTCGAAATCCTCTCCGGCGTATTTGAAGGCAAAACCACCGGCACCCCCATCGCCCTCCTGATCCGTAATACCGACCAACGCAGCAAAGACTATGGCAATATCGCCACCAGTTTCCGTCCCGGACACGCCGATTACACCTACTGGCACAAATACGGCACACGCGACTACCGCGGCGGCGGTAGAAGTTCCGCCCGCGAAACCGCCGCACGTGTTGCCGCCGGAGCAGTCGCTAAAAAATGGCTGAAAGAAAAATTCGGCACGGAAATTACCGCCTACGTTACCCAAGTAGGCGAAAAAGAAATCCAGTTTGAAGGTTACGAATATATTTCCCAAAATCCTTTTTTTGCCGCCAACCAAAGCCAAATTGAGGACTTGGAAAACTATATGGACAGCGTGCGCAAAGCATTGGACTCTGTCGGCGCGAAACTGCATATCGAAGCGGTTAATGTCCCCGTCAGCTTGGGCGAACCTGTTTTTGACCGCCTCGATGCAGAAATTGCCTATGCCATGATGGGCATTAATGCCGTCAAAGGTGTAGAAATCGGCGCGGGTTTTGATAGCGTAACGCAACGCGGCAGCGAGCACGGCGACGAGCTCACGCCACAAGGCTTTCTATCCAACCACTCAGGCGGCATCTTGGGCGGCATCAGCACCGGGCAAGACATTCATGTGAATATTGCCATCAAACCGACCAGCTCCATCGCCACACCGCGCCGCAGCATCGATATAGAAGGCAATCCTGTCGAGCTTGCCACACACGGCCGCCACGACCCCTGCGTCGGATTACGCGCTGCTCCGATTGCCGAAGCCATGCTGGCATTGGTATTGATTGACCACGCCTTACGCCATCGTGCACAAAATGCCGATGTACAGGTCAATACACCGGACATCGCCAAACTGGGAAAATAA
- a CDS encoding inorganic phosphate transporter, with the protein MAQTQSSANLKLINTAFAAMLVSMVGYFIYWGLGYTHYNHSGLFILATFFGVFMAFNVGGNDIANSFGTSVGSGTLTIPQALLIAAVFEVSGAVIAGGEVTDTIRKGIVDLNAMHLDPMQFVFIMMSALLAAALWLLFASHKGLPVSTTHAIIGGIVGSALCMATLNGVDSVALIQWDKLGEIALSWILSPVLGGIVSYLLFSRIKKNVLDYNSWAGNTLKGIKLEKKAYKEEHRQFFEALSESEKVEYATKMAHDAQIYDEPDFDPEELQSEYYRGLYRFDSRKGEVDSYKALHSWVPFIASVGGMMIAAMLIFKGLKNLHLGMSNVNSFLTIFMIGAAIWMGTFVFAKSLKRKDLDKSTFQMFSWMQVFTACGFAFSHGANDIANAIGPFAAIMDVLRTNSITAQNAVPPIAMLTFGIALIVGLWFVGKEVIKTVGTSLAEMHPASGFSAELSAAAVVMAASFMGLPVSSTHILVGAVLGIGLVNRNANWKLMKPIGLAWVITLPAAAVLSVVSYLVLQAVF; encoded by the coding sequence ATGGCTCAAACTCAGTCGAGTGCGAACTTGAAGCTGATTAATACGGCTTTCGCCGCTATGCTTGTGAGCATGGTCGGCTATTTTATTTATTGGGGCCTAGGTTATACCCATTACAACCATTCCGGCCTGTTTATCCTTGCCACCTTTTTCGGCGTCTTCATGGCGTTTAATGTGGGCGGTAACGATATTGCCAACTCTTTCGGTACAAGTGTCGGCTCCGGCACATTGACCATTCCGCAAGCTTTGCTGATTGCGGCGGTATTTGAAGTCAGCGGCGCAGTGATTGCCGGCGGCGAGGTAACAGATACCATCCGCAAGGGTATTGTCGATTTGAATGCGATGCATTTGGATCCGATGCAGTTTGTCTTTATTATGATGTCTGCGCTTTTGGCTGCGGCATTGTGGCTGCTTTTTGCCTCGCACAAAGGCCTTCCTGTCTCAACGACGCATGCCATTATCGGCGGTATTGTCGGTAGTGCATTGTGCATGGCGACGTTAAACGGCGTAGATTCCGTTGCATTGATTCAGTGGGATAAATTGGGTGAGATTGCCTTGTCTTGGATTTTGTCCCCGGTTTTGGGCGGCATCGTTTCCTATCTGTTGTTTTCACGAATCAAGAAAAATGTTTTGGATTACAACTCTTGGGCCGGCAATACGCTGAAAGGCATCAAACTGGAGAAGAAAGCCTATAAAGAAGAGCACCGCCAGTTTTTTGAGGCCTTGAGTGAATCTGAAAAAGTCGAATACGCCACTAAAATGGCGCACGATGCCCAAATTTATGATGAGCCGGACTTTGATCCCGAAGAGTTGCAGTCTGAGTATTATCGCGGCCTATACCGCTTTGACAGCCGTAAGGGCGAAGTGGATTCTTACAAAGCCCTGCATTCCTGGGTGCCGTTTATTGCCTCTGTCGGCGGTATGATGATTGCGGCCATGTTGATTTTCAAAGGTCTGAAAAATCTGCATTTGGGCATGAGCAATGTCAACAGCTTCCTGACCATTTTCATGATCGGTGCGGCTATTTGGATGGGTACGTTTGTATTTGCCAAAAGTTTGAAACGCAAAGATTTGGATAAATCGACTTTCCAAATGTTCTCATGGATGCAGGTGTTTACCGCTTGCGGTTTCGCATTCAGCCATGGTGCGAACGATATTGCCAATGCGATTGGTCCGTTTGCCGCGATTATGGATGTGCTGCGTACCAACAGCATTACTGCTCAAAACGCCGTGCCGCCGATTGCCATGTTGACTTTCGGTATCGCTTTGATCGTCGGTTTGTGGTTTGTCGGTAAAGAAGTGATTAAAACCGTAGGGACCAGCTTGGCGGAAATGCACCCTGCGTCAGGTTTTTCTGCAGAGCTTTCTGCCGCCGCCGTCGTGATGGCCGCATCATTTATGGGCTTGCCTGTTTCCAGTACTCATATCTTGGTGGGTGCAGTTTTGGGTATCGGTTTGGTTAACCGCAATGCCAACTGGAAATTGATGAAACCGATCGGCCTTGCTTGGGTCATTACCTTGCCTGCCGCTGCCGTTTTGTCTGTTGTCAGCTATTTGGTTTTGCAAGCCGTGTTTTAA
- a CDS encoding GTP-binding protein — MKENKIIFTGPVGVGKTTAISALSDEPPVQTDASASDMTLVRKGYTTVAMDYGVIHLDEETKVHLYGTPGQERFNFMWEILSQGSMGLVLLLDNTRSNPLKDLQFFLDAFRELLKKAPLVVGVTKMDIRSLPSVDVYQKYLAQNNFNVPVFEIDARREDDVKQLVTAMLFSIDPGLEV, encoded by the coding sequence ATGAAAGAAAATAAAATTATCTTTACCGGTCCTGTTGGCGTAGGTAAAACCACTGCAATTTCAGCTTTATCTGATGAACCGCCAGTTCAAACCGATGCATCCGCATCCGATATGACACTTGTCCGCAAGGGGTACACGACTGTGGCAATGGACTACGGTGTCATTCATTTGGATGAGGAAACCAAGGTTCACCTTTACGGTACGCCTGGTCAGGAGCGTTTTAATTTTATGTGGGAAATTCTGAGCCAAGGCAGTATGGGCTTGGTGCTTCTTTTAGATAATACAAGAAGCAACCCATTGAAAGATTTGCAATTCTTCTTGGATGCGTTCCGAGAGTTGCTAAAAAAAGCGCCTTTGGTTGTAGGGGTAACGAAGATGGATATCCGCTCCTTGCCAAGCGTAGATGTTTATCAAAAATATTTAGCACAGAATAATTTTAATGTACCGGTTTTTGAGATTGATGCACGTCGAGAAGACGATGTAAAACAATTGGTTACTGCCATGTTGTTCTCAATTGACCCCGGATTAGAGGTATAA
- a CDS encoding anhydro-N-acetylmuramic acid kinase produces the protein MQPQYYIGIMSGTSMDGADAVLIQMQGKQWQRAVAHSFLPYSDGLRQELLALQDIGENELHRSNILAQTLSRLYAQTVQQLLTEQNLSAKDITAIGCHGQTIRHAPEHGYSIQLVNLPLLAELTGIFTVGDFRSRDLACNGQGAPLVPAFHEALFRDVNETRAVLNIGGISNISILPPDGPSFGFDTGPGNMLMDAWMQHIWQQSYDKNGEKAAQGEILPDLLASLLDHPYFSRPYPKSTGRELFSLSWLQGRLKGDEKPEDVMRTLVFYTAQTIFDATKQAAPAIHHLYICGGGIRNPVLMQDLETLFSPDTQLHSTAKLHLDPQWVEAAAFAWLAACWCNQVPSNPHHATGAHSHRILGSGHYGN, from the coding sequence ATGCAACCCCAATACTATATCGGCATCATGTCCGGAACCAGCATGGACGGTGCCGATGCCGTACTGATTCAAATGCAGGGTAAACAATGGCAACGCGCCGTCGCCCATAGCTTTCTACCCTATTCAGACGGCCTGCGCCAAGAATTGTTGGCACTGCAAGACATAGGCGAAAATGAATTGCACAGAAGCAATATCCTGGCGCAAACACTCAGCCGCCTATACGCCCAAACCGTACAGCAACTGTTGACAGAGCAAAACCTGTCTGCCAAAGACATTACCGCAATCGGCTGCCACGGACAAACCATCCGCCACGCGCCTGAACACGGTTACAGCATTCAACTGGTCAACCTCCCCCTATTGGCCGAGCTGACCGGCATCTTCACGGTCGGAGACTTCCGCAGCCGCGACCTTGCCTGCAACGGCCAAGGTGCGCCCCTCGTCCCAGCCTTTCACGAAGCGCTGTTTCGAGACGTAAATGAAACCCGTGCCGTACTTAATATTGGCGGCATTTCCAATATCAGTATCCTCCCGCCCGACGGCCCTTCTTTCGGCTTCGATACCGGACCCGGCAATATGTTGATGGATGCATGGATGCAACATATTTGGCAGCAGTCTTACGACAAAAATGGGGAAAAAGCCGCACAAGGCGAAATCCTCCCTGACCTGCTCGCTTCCCTGCTCGACCATCCTTACTTCAGCCGCCCCTATCCGAAAAGTACAGGCCGAGAGTTGTTTTCCCTAAGCTGGCTTCAAGGCCGTCTGAAAGGTGATGAAAAGCCGGAAGACGTCATGCGCACATTGGTCTTTTATACCGCACAAACCATTTTTGACGCGACCAAACAAGCTGCCCCGGCGATTCATCATCTTTATATCTGCGGCGGCGGCATCCGCAATCCGGTTTTGATGCAAGACTTGGAAACCCTGTTTTCTCCCGACACCCAATTGCACAGCACAGCCAAGCTCCATCTTGACCCGCAATGGGTCGAAGCCGCCGCTTTTGCCTGGCTTGCCGCCTGTTGGTGCAATCAAGTTCCGAGCAATCCCCACCATGCGACCGGCGCACATTCACACCGAATTTTAGGCTCTGGACATTACGGCAACTAA
- a CDS encoding ProQ/FINO family protein, producing the protein MAQETALGAALKSAVQTMSKKKQTDMIADHIYGKYDVFKRFKPLAVGIDQDLVAALPQYDPALIARVLANHCRRPRYLKALARGGKRFDLNNRFKGEVSAEEQTIAQQHPAVQQALAAQAERQAAKAAAEAEVAPTQAEETNNAAE; encoded by the coding sequence ATGGCACAAGAAACCGCTTTGGGCGCTGCACTGAAATCTGCCGTCCAAACCATGAGCAAGAAAAAACAAACAGACATGATTGCCGACCACATTTACGGCAAATATGATGTGTTCAAACGATTCAAACCGTTGGCTGTCGGCATCGACCAAGATTTGGTTGCCGCCCTGCCCCAATACGATCCTGCACTGATTGCACGCGTACTGGCCAACCACTGCCGCCGCCCACGCTATCTGAAAGCCTTGGCCCGCGGCGGCAAACGTTTCGACCTAAACAACCGCTTCAAAGGCGAAGTCAGCGCAGAAGAGCAAACCATCGCCCAACAGCATCCTGCCGTTCAACAGGCATTGGCTGCACAAGCCGAACGCCAAGCCGCTAAAGCTGCCGCTGAAGCAGAAGTGGCCCCTACTCAAGCTGAGGAGACCAACAACGCTGCTGAATAA